In the genome of Desulfuromonas sp. DDH964, one region contains:
- a CDS encoding protein-glutamate methylesterase/protein-glutamine glutaminase, with amino-acid sequence MPILPSPARTKPASDPIRVLIVDDSSVVRQTLTAILSADPQLQVIGTAADPYLAAEKIRKEIPDVITLDIEMPRMDGLTFLQKLMNQHPIPVVICSSLTEKGADATLRALQYGAVEIINKPRLGARQFLEESGVLIRDAVKAAAVARLRPLSALQRLVQPKLTADAVLPARAPGGVLKTTEKVVVIGASTGGTEALRVILETLPHDAPGMVVVQHMPQEFTAAFARRLDGICRVEVKEAADGDSVIPGRALIAPGNRHVLLKRSGARYYVEVKDGPLVCRHRPSVDVLFRAAARYAGANAIGILLTGMGDDGARSLLELRQAGARTLVQDEATSIVFGMPGEAIRLGAAERVLPLPEIAGALMKLYHEG; translated from the coding sequence ATGCCGATTTTGCCGTCCCCAGCAAGGACCAAACCTGCCAGCGACCCGATCCGGGTCCTGATCGTCGACGATTCGTCGGTGGTGCGGCAGACGCTGACCGCGATTCTCTCGGCCGATCCGCAATTGCAGGTGATCGGTACCGCCGCCGACCCCTACCTGGCGGCGGAGAAGATTCGCAAGGAGATCCCGGACGTCATCACCCTCGACATCGAGATGCCACGGATGGACGGCCTGACCTTCCTGCAGAAGCTGATGAATCAGCACCCGATCCCGGTGGTGATCTGTTCCAGCCTCACCGAAAAGGGGGCGGACGCCACCCTGCGGGCCCTGCAGTACGGGGCGGTGGAGATTATCAACAAGCCGCGGCTCGGGGCGCGCCAATTTCTCGAAGAGTCGGGGGTGCTGATCCGGGATGCGGTGAAGGCGGCGGCGGTCGCCCGGCTCCGCCCCTTGAGTGCCCTGCAGCGGCTGGTTCAGCCCAAGCTGACCGCCGATGCGGTTCTGCCGGCGCGCGCGCCGGGGGGCGTGCTCAAGACCACCGAAAAGGTGGTGGTGATAGGCGCCTCCACCGGTGGCACTGAAGCCTTGCGGGTGATCCTCGAGACCCTCCCCCATGATGCGCCGGGGATGGTTGTGGTCCAGCACATGCCCCAGGAATTCACCGCGGCCTTTGCCCGGCGCCTCGATGGCATCTGCCGGGTCGAGGTCAAGGAGGCTGCCGATGGGGACAGCGTCATTCCCGGTCGGGCGCTGATCGCCCCTGGCAACCGCCACGTCCTGCTCAAGCGCAGCGGCGCCCGCTACTATGTCGAGGTCAAGGACGGGCCGCTGGTCTGTCGCCATCGCCCCTCCGTCGATGTCCTGTTTCGGGCCGCGGCCCGCTATGCCGGCGCCAACGCCATCGGCATCCTGTTGACCGGCATGGGCGATGACGGCGCCCGCAGTCTGCTCGAACTGCGGCAGGCCGGGGCGCGGACCCTGGTCCAGGACGAAGCGACCAGTATCGTCTTCGGGATGCCCGGGGAAGCGATCCGGCTCGGCGCCGCTGAGCGGGTCCTTCCCCTGCCGGAGATTGCCGGGGCCCTGATGAAGCTTTATCACGAAGGGTGA
- a CDS encoding sensor histidine kinase, translating to MKKWSDEELLSALRQRLDADRQAFNDLTVMTRKLEEVNHRLQQSESLKSQFLSNIRNEINNPLTSIIGLAGQLAAGKAGDRATDFAEMIYAEAHGLDAQLQNIFMAAELESGEALPEWAQVDVSGVLKSLCDRIEFRCREKGVAINLQVADDLQFVSDQQKLSLIVGNLLANAVDFSPPNSAVGLFAEVSGEALQVVVADAGPGIAPEDQDRVFDRFCQLDTGTTKQHRGHGLGLSIARSLAQVLSGSLTLESTPGEGCLLTLVLPAPAVGAEVTDHATAGNLFMFDEPEIF from the coding sequence ATGAAGAAGTGGAGCGACGAGGAACTGCTCAGCGCCCTGCGCCAGCGCCTGGATGCCGACCGCCAGGCCTTCAACGACCTGACGGTTATGACCCGCAAGCTCGAAGAGGTCAACCACCGGTTGCAGCAATCGGAGTCGCTGAAGAGTCAATTCCTCTCCAATATCCGTAACGAAATCAACAATCCCCTGACGTCGATCATCGGCCTGGCGGGACAGCTTGCGGCGGGCAAGGCGGGGGACAGGGCGACCGATTTTGCCGAAATGATCTATGCCGAAGCCCACGGCCTCGACGCCCAGCTGCAAAATATTTTCATGGCGGCAGAGCTTGAATCGGGCGAAGCGCTCCCGGAGTGGGCGCAGGTCGATGTCAGCGGGGTCTTGAAGAGCCTGTGCGACCGCATCGAATTCCGCTGCCGGGAAAAGGGAGTGGCCATCAACCTCCAGGTGGCGGACGACCTCCAGTTTGTCAGTGATCAGCAGAAACTTTCCCTGATCGTCGGCAATCTGCTCGCCAACGCGGTCGATTTCAGCCCTCCCAACAGTGCCGTCGGTCTCTTCGCCGAGGTCAGCGGTGAGGCGTTGCAGGTTGTCGTTGCCGATGCCGGTCCCGGGATCGCACCTGAAGATCAGGATCGCGTTTTCGACCGGTTCTGCCAGCTCGACACCGGCACCACCAAGCAGCACCGGGGCCATGGCCTCGGTTTGAGCATCGCCCGCAGCCTGGCCCAGGTCCTGAGCGGCAGCCTGACCCTGGAAAGCACCCCTGGTGAAGGTTGCCTGCTGACCCTGGTCCTGCCGGCGCCGGCGGTCGGCGCCGAGGTGACCGATCATGCCACCGCCGGCAACCTCTTCATGTTCGACGAACCCGAAATCTTCTGA
- a CDS encoding chemotaxis protein CheD, producing MELKSHYLYPGALFVHPEPHLVTTVLGSCVAVCLWDPQQAMGGINHYLLPLWNGEGLPTPRYGSVAIPRLVERLIEFGARRERLQAKIFGGASMWKSNEGLLAVGERNISLALHLLEELRIPILGKDVGGMQGRKIVFNNGTGEVLLRRHRGQLQPAA from the coding sequence GTGGAATTGAAATCCCACTATCTTTATCCCGGGGCACTCTTTGTTCACCCCGAACCGCACCTGGTGACCACGGTGCTCGGTTCCTGCGTGGCGGTCTGCCTCTGGGACCCCCAGCAGGCGATGGGCGGCATCAACCACTACCTGCTGCCGCTCTGGAACGGGGAAGGGTTGCCGACCCCCCGCTACGGCAGCGTGGCGATCCCGCGCCTGGTCGAGCGTCTGATCGAGTTCGGGGCGCGACGGGAACGGTTGCAGGCAAAGATTTTCGGTGGAGCCTCAATGTGGAAGTCGAATGAAGGTCTGCTGGCGGTCGGGGAGCGCAACATCTCCCTGGCCCTCCATCTTCTGGAGGAGTTGCGGATTCCGATTCTCGGCAAGGATGTCGGTGGCATGCAGGGGCGTAAAATTGTCTTCAACAACGGTACCGGGGAGGTCCTGTTGCGCCGCCATCGCGGCCAGTTGCAACCGGCGGCCTGA